From Parafrankia discariae:
GCCGGCCCGGGTGGCCGCATCCCCGCGGACCTGCGCCGCCCGGAGGACCGGGCGACGGCGTCCCCGGACCGTGAGGGTGACCATGAGGTCGCGGCCGAGCTGGCCCGGCGGATCGCCTCGGTGACGGTCGAGGTGCCCAACCGGCGGCTGGCGGAGCGGCACATCATCGTCGACACCCCCGGTCTCGGCTCGCTGACCGGCCTGGACGAGGCCTCGCTGGCCGCGCTCGCCGACGCGGACGCGCTGCTCTACCTCATGCCGCACCCGGGCCTGCAGGACCGTCAGGTGCTCACCGAGCTGCGGGCCAACGCGGGCGCCGCCCGGCTGAGCGCGGCGACGGTGCTCGGTGTGCTCAGCCGGATCGACCTGCTCGGTGAACGACCCGACGACGTCTGGCCGGGGGCCCGCAAGGTCGCCGCCCGCAGCGCCGGGCAGCTGCGCGGCCTGCTCGCCGACGTGCTCCCGGTGGTCGGCCTGCTCGCCGAGACGGCGTTCGGGGACGAGTTCACCGAGGCCGACACCCGGCGGCTGCTGCGCCTCGCGGACTCCGACCGGGCCGCGGCCCGCCGCGCCCTCTACAAGGCGGAGTCCTTCCTGACCTGGGACGACGGTCCGCTCGACGCGGCGGAACGGCAGCGGCTCCTGGGCATGCTCGACGTCTACGGGCTGACGCATCTGCTCACCGCGATCGACGGCGGGGCGCGTGGCACCAGGGCGCTGCTCGACACGATGGAGGAGCTGTCCGGGATCAGGCCGGTGCTCGACTACGTCGACCGGCATTTCGTCGCCGGCGCGGACCGGCTGCGGGCGCAGGCCGCGGTCGGCCGGCTGGAGGTGGCGATGAGCCGGGGCGCCGCGGCGTCCGCCGACGGGCGGCAGGTGCTCGACCGGGTCCGGGAGGAGATCGCCCGGCTGCGGCGGCATCCGCTGCTGCTGCAGATCGAGGCCGCCGCGGCCCTGGCCGCGCTGGTCGGCGCGGCGGGCACCGCGGCCGGCGGCCGGCTGGCGGCGGAGGGGACGGCCACCGACGAACTGCTCGCGCTCGCCACCGGCGGCGACCTGGCGGCGATGGTCGGCTGTGCGCCCGCGGCGAGCGGCGCCGAGGTGGCGGGCGCCGCCGAGGCCGCGCTCGGCCGCTGGCGCACCCGCGAGGCGGCCCCGACCCGGGCCCTGGAACGTCGGGCGATCCGCGCCGCGCTCGACCTGTGCCAGGCGATCCACACCCAGGCGGCCGCCCCGGCCTGACCCCGCCTGCCGGGATCCCCGCGGATCCCCGCGGATTTTCCGGTCCGGGGCGGAACATTCGCGCGTCGGGCGTCGTCCCATCTCCGCACACGGCCACGGCCACGAGGAGGGATCGGCGTATGGCGAGGTGGACATGGTGATCCCCGCCCTGGGGGGCGCCGCGGTGGGCCTCGCCGTCGGCGCCGCCAGAGCCTGGTGGGCCGGCGCCCGGCGGCGCGGCGGCCTGGAAGCGGCCGCGGAGCCACCCGGATCGTCCGCGACGCCCGGGCCGCCCGGGCCGCCCGGGCCGCCCGGGCCGCCCGAGCCGGTCGAGCCGCCCGAGGACCCGGCCGGGCTGTCCGAGCCGGTCGATCCGGCCGATCCGGCGGCATCGGTGGCGTCGGTGGCGAGCGCGGACCGTGAGGCGCTGGTGGGTGCCTGCATCGAGCTGTCGGACCGGCTCCGGGACGCGAATCCGGCGCTGTGGCGGCGGCTGTGCCGGGGACTGGCCGTGGTCGGCGTGGAGGCGGTCGTCGTCGACGGGCAACGGTTCGACCCGGAGGGCCACGACGCGGTCGGCCGGGAGAGCACCACGGACGCGGCGCGGCATCTGACCGTGGCGAGCACGGAGTTCTGCGGCTTCACCGACCGAGGCCGGCTGCTGCGCCGGCCCGAGGTGGTCGTCTACCGGATGGAGGAGACGGTCTGATGGCGACAGCGACAGCACCGGGCGAGGCTTCGACGCCAGGCGGCCCAGGCGGCCCAGGCGGCCCAGGCGGGCCAGTCGGGCCGCCCGGCCCGGCCGGCCCGAAGCCGGATCCGGGGACGCATCCCCTCTCCGGCGAGGTGGTGGCCTGGGCCGGGGAGGCCGCCGACGCCGTCGCCGGCCTGGGACGTCCCCAGGCCGCGGAGGCGATCCGCGCCGAACTGGGCCGCACCCGCTCGGGCGCGGCGACGGTGGTTGTCGTGGGAGAGAAGAAGCGCGGCAAGAGCTCCCTGATCAACGCTCTGGTGGGCCGGCGCGGCCTGCTGCCCGTCGACGAGGACGTGGCCACCAGCGTCCACCTGGTGCTGCGCCACGCCGAGGAGCCGGCGGCGTGGGTCAGCGACGCCGAGAGCCCGACCGGCCGGGAGATCCCGCTGGGCGACGTCGGAGAGTACGCGGCGCTGGACCCGCTGACCGGCCAGGCCCGCCGCCGCGGTGTCACCGGCGTCGAGGTCGGCCTGCCCGACCCGCTGCTGGCCAGAGGCATGGCGGTCGTCGACACGCCGGGGGTGGGCGGGCTGGTGTCCGGCCACGCCGAGATCACGCTGGCGACGCTGGCCCGCGCCGACGCGCTGGTGTTCGTGGTCAACGGGTCCAGCGAGCTGACCGCGTCCGAATGCCGGTTCCTCGAACAGGCCACCGAACGGATCGCGACGGTGCTGTTCGTCCTCACCCAGACCGACAAGTACCCGGGATGGCGCCACGTCCTCGACCGCGACCGCGCGCTGATCGCGACCCACGCCCCCCGCTACAGCGGCGCGCCGTGGTTCGCGGTGTCCAGCCGGGAGAAGCTCGACGCCGCGGCCGAACGCGACGCCGGTGACGGGCGGCTGGCCGACACGCTGCTGGCCTCCAGCGGCTTCCCCGCCCTGGAGACCGCCCTGGTCAGCCAGGTCGCCACCCGGGCCGGTGCGCTGCGGCTGGCCAACGTGCTGACCGTGACCCGGCCGCCGCTGGCGCAGCTCGCCGCCGAACGGGCGCAGGACCTGCGCTCGCTGAACCGGGACCCGACCCTGGTCGCCGAGGTCACCGGCCGCCAGGCGCAGCTCAAGGCGCTCGCCGACCAGGGCGCGGGCTGGCGCGGCAAGCTCACCGGCGACGTGAAGGCCCTCGACCGGGAGATCCGCCGCGAGTACCAGCGCCGGGTCAACAAGCTCAGGTCCCTGGCCGACCGGAAGATCGCCGAAGGCGGCCCGGACGTCCTGCGCGAGCTGCCCGGCGACCTGGAAGCCGGCGTGCAGGGCATCTGGATGGACCTGGAAACCCTGCTGCGCCGGCGCGTCACCGAGATCGTCCGCGACCTCGGCCGGACGTTCGACGCCGACGGGTTCACCGGTGTCGGCGTCGAACTGGCCCTGCCCGACGGGCTGCGGACCCTGCCCGGGGCCACCGGCGCGGGCGGCCCGGCCGGCACCGCGGGCGGCCCGAGCGTGGCCGACCAGGTCGAGCGGGCCGTGACCTCGGTCGGCATCGGTGCCCTGTTCGCCAAGGCCACCGCCTTCGTGGTCGGCGGCATCGCCGCTCCCCTCGCCGCCGGGTTCGGGGTCTGGGCGCTGATCACCCGGCAGCGCAGGAACCGGGAGGAGGTCGCCCGCGCCAGGGGCGACGCCCGCCGCTACGTCAACGACGTCATCGCCGCGATCCAGACCGAGGTCCCCTCCGCGCTGCAGGACGCGCTCGACCGGGCTGTCAGCGACGTCCAGCGCCGGGTCGCCGCGGAGCTGGACCAGACCCGCCGGCGCCTCGAACAGCAGCTCGCCGAACACCGGCAGAACCTGAAGACCGCCGAGGAGGAGCTCGCACGGCGGCGTGCCGCCGTGCAGCGGGAGATCGACACCCTGGCCACGCTGCACAGCCGGGCGGACAGCCTGGCCGCCCAGCTCGCCGTCCACCAGTGAGCGCGCCACCATCGGGCGCCGGGGCGGCCCGGCGGACCGGCCGCCCCAGCGCCCGCCACACCGTCCGCGTGGGTGCGGCCGGTCCCGCTCGCCCGCGCGGTCAGGCGGCGTGGGCGCGGGTCCCCGCGGGCTGACCGGGTGATCGGCAGGCTGTTCCCCGACGAGCCGGGCGACGACGACCCGACAGCCGACTGGTCCCCGCCACCCGGGGACCCGGCCGACGGCGGCCTCGGGGCGGCGGGCTGGCCCGACCCGCCCGACTACCCCGGGATCGATCCGGACGACACGCTCACCCCCGATCTGGACCGCGCGCTGGACGCCGTCCTGGCCAGCGCGCGCCTCGACCCGCCCCCGGACGACATCTGGGCGCACCTGTTCGCCACCGCCTACACCAGCCGGGAGCCCGACGGCGACGGCCCCGACCCGTCGCCGTTCCCGGGACCCCTCGACGCGGCCACCGTGGGAGAGAGGTACGACGCGATGCCCGACCCCGACCCCGACTCCGATGACGATCTCGACGTCGAGTTCCCGGACGGCGCGACCGTCACCAACCCCGACGAGGACGCGCTCGGCTACGTCTACGAGACCCACGACGACTACCTGCACGGAACCAACCCGCACGAGCTGGA
This genomic window contains:
- a CDS encoding GTPase, with product MSAGPLCDRVRAMCVEAEGAFGPGPVRDELAAIRDRLAERTPRIAVGGKLNAGKSTLVNALLGQRLAATNGTETTMVVAWFRDHYQSRILVRPRDGAPYHLPAGPGGRIPADLRRPEDRATASPDREGDHEVAAELARRIASVTVEVPNRRLAERHIIVDTPGLGSLTGLDEASLAALADADALLYLMPHPGLQDRQVLTELRANAGAARLSAATVLGVLSRIDLLGERPDDVWPGARKVAARSAGQLRGLLADVLPVVGLLAETAFGDEFTEADTRRLLRLADSDRAAARRALYKAESFLTWDDGPLDAAERQRLLGMLDVYGLTHLLTAIDGGARGTRALLDTMEELSGIRPVLDYVDRHFVAGADRLRAQAAVGRLEVAMSRGAAASADGRQVLDRVREEIARLRRHPLLLQIEAAAALAALVGAAGTAAGGRLAAEGTATDELLALATGGDLAAMVGCAPAASGAEVAGAAEAALGRWRTREAAPTRALERRAIRAALDLCQAIHTQAAAPA
- a CDS encoding nucleotide exchange factor GrpE encodes the protein MVIPALGGAAVGLAVGAARAWWAGARRRGGLEAAAEPPGSSATPGPPGPPGPPGPPEPVEPPEDPAGLSEPVDPADPAASVASVASADREALVGACIELSDRLRDANPALWRRLCRGLAVVGVEAVVVDGQRFDPEGHDAVGRESTTDAARHLTVASTEFCGFTDRGRLLRRPEVVVYRMEETV
- a CDS encoding dynamin family protein codes for the protein MATATAPGEASTPGGPGGPGGPGGPVGPPGPAGPKPDPGTHPLSGEVVAWAGEAADAVAGLGRPQAAEAIRAELGRTRSGAATVVVVGEKKRGKSSLINALVGRRGLLPVDEDVATSVHLVLRHAEEPAAWVSDAESPTGREIPLGDVGEYAALDPLTGQARRRGVTGVEVGLPDPLLARGMAVVDTPGVGGLVSGHAEITLATLARADALVFVVNGSSELTASECRFLEQATERIATVLFVLTQTDKYPGWRHVLDRDRALIATHAPRYSGAPWFAVSSREKLDAAAERDAGDGRLADTLLASSGFPALETALVSQVATRAGALRLANVLTVTRPPLAQLAAERAQDLRSLNRDPTLVAEVTGRQAQLKALADQGAGWRGKLTGDVKALDREIRREYQRRVNKLRSLADRKIAEGGPDVLRELPGDLEAGVQGIWMDLETLLRRRVTEIVRDLGRTFDADGFTGVGVELALPDGLRTLPGATGAGGPAGTAGGPSVADQVERAVTSVGIGALFAKATAFVVGGIAAPLAAGFGVWALITRQRRNREEVARARGDARRYVNDVIAAIQTEVPSALQDALDRAVSDVQRRVAAELDQTRRRLEQQLAEHRQNLKTAEEELARRRAAVQREIDTLATLHSRADSLAAQLAVHQ